In Bacteroidota bacterium, one DNA window encodes the following:
- a CDS encoding pentapeptide repeat-containing protein encodes MADPLHVELLKEGVDTWNAWRKDNPDILPDLSNAMLAGHDLSIARLQGATLAGAELSGTELMRANLNGAEMTSA; translated from the coding sequence ATGGCAGATCCTTTGCATGTAGAGCTACTCAAAGAGGGTGTAGATACATGGAACGCTTGGCGTAAGGACAATCCTGATATTCTCCCGGATCTGAGCAACGCTATGTTAGCCGGCCATGATCTTTCCATAGCAAGGTTGCAAGGGGCAACTTTGGCTGGGGCAGAATTAAGCGGCACTGAGCTTATGCGAGCTAATCTGAACGGTGCCGAAATGACTTCTGC